A genomic window from Companilactobacillus alimentarius DSM 20249 includes:
- a CDS encoding response regulator transcription factor yields the protein MKSKILVVDDEPAILELIEYNLESNDYQVSTAADGQIAFEKVSQNTFDLMLLDQMLPKMNGMEVLKKMRQSGNLTPVIFLTAVDSEDVKVKGLVGGADDYITKPFSIKELLARIEVVLRRTSNKREKSDFKLNTDIKSLTIDGKEINLTRKEYELLEFLIRNKGIVVSREQIFNSVWGMNSNSQMRMVDIQISHLRDKIEKDTKDPQIIKTVHGFGYILEV from the coding sequence ATGAAAAGTAAAATTTTAGTTGTTGATGATGAACCTGCAATTTTGGAATTGATCGAATATAATTTGGAAAGTAATGATTATCAAGTGTCTACTGCTGCCGATGGTCAGATTGCCTTTGAAAAAGTCAGTCAGAATACATTTGATTTGATGCTCTTGGATCAAATGCTTCCCAAAATGAATGGGATGGAAGTTTTAAAAAAAATGCGTCAGAGCGGTAATTTAACTCCAGTAATCTTTTTAACAGCCGTAGATTCAGAAGATGTTAAGGTCAAAGGACTAGTTGGTGGTGCTGATGATTATATTACTAAGCCCTTTAGCATCAAGGAACTTTTGGCTCGAATCGAAGTTGTCTTAAGACGGACCTCTAATAAACGTGAGAAAAGTGACTTCAAACTGAATACCGATATTAAAAGTTTAACAATTGATGGCAAAGAAATTAATTTAACGAGAAAAGAATACGAATTATTGGAGTTTTTGATTAGAAACAAGGGGATTGTAGTTTCTCGTGAACAAATTTTTAACAGTGTTTGGGGGATGAATTCTAATTCACAAATGCGGATGGTTGACATCCAAATTAGTCACCTACGTGATAAAATTGAAAAGGATACAAAAGACCCACAAATAATAAAAACCGTACATGGATTCGGTTATATTTTAGAGGTATGA
- the prfB gene encoding peptide chain release factor 2 (programmed frameshift) — MEFGEIKNKISEMENKIVNSGGLFDLDALEESIAENEAKMTVAGFWDNHEKAQKVIDETKTMKDKYDNFKELSQSLDDIKVSAELYQEDPEEDLMNQMVDDSSKLAQKLRSYELMMLLSEQYDAHNAIMEIHPGAGGTESQDWGSMLLRMYQRWAEQHNFSVEIEDYQPGDEAGIKSVSMMIRGKNAYGLLRSERGVHRLVRISPFDSAGRRHTSFASVDVMPELDDSIHVEINDDDLRVDVFRSSGAGGQHINKTSSAVRITHLPTGIVVSSQAQRSQLQNRETAMNMLKAKLFQRKEEEQAKKHAEIQGEQKDIGWGSQIRSYVFHPYTMVKDHRSNYETGNGQAVMDGDLDPFIYAYLQWKLQGANDEK, encoded by the exons ATGGAATTTGGTGAGATTAAAAATAAGATTTCCGAGATGGAGAACAAAATA GTCAATTCAGGGGGTCTCTTTGACTTAGATGCCTTGGAAGAAAGTATTGCTGAGAATGAAGCTAAAATGACCGTAGCAGGTTTCTGGGATAATCATGAGAAGGCTCAAAAAGTTATTGATGAAACTAAGACTATGAAAGATAAATATGATAATTTCAAGGAACTTAGTCAAAGCTTAGATGATATTAAAGTTTCCGCTGAACTTTATCAGGAAGATCCCGAAGAGGATTTGATGAATCAAATGGTAGACGATTCGTCTAAACTAGCCCAAAAGCTTCGTTCATATGAGTTAATGATGTTATTGTCTGAACAGTATGATGCACATAATGCCATTATGGAGATCCACCCTGGTGCTGGTGGGACCGAATCTCAAGATTGGGGTTCGATGCTTTTGCGAATGTATCAGCGCTGGGCAGAACAGCATAATTTTTCAGTTGAGATAGAAGATTATCAACCTGGTGATGAAGCTGGCATTAAGAGTGTTTCAATGATGATTCGTGGAAAAAATGCTTATGGATTATTACGCTCAGAACGAGGCGTGCACCGTCTAGTTAGAATTTCACCATTTGATTCCGCTGGTAGACGTCATACGTCATTTGCTTCAGTTGATGTTATGCCAGAATTAGATGACAGCATTCATGTTGAAATCAATGATGATGATTTAAGAGTGGATGTCTTTAGATCTTCGGGTGCTGGTGGTCAGCATATCAATAAGACCTCGTCTGCGGTTAGAATTACTCATTTGCCAACCGGAATCGTCGTTAGTTCTCAGGCACAGCGATCACAACTGCAAAACCGAGAAACGGCTATGAATATGTTGAAAGCTAAACTTTTCCAAAGAAAAGAAGAGGAACAAGCTAAGAAGCACGCTGAAATTCAAGGTGAACAAAAGGATATCGGATGGGGTTCGCAGATACGTTCTTACGTATTCCATCCTTACACAATGGTTAAGGATCATCGTTCTAACTATGAAACTGGTAATGGTCAAGCAGTTATGGATGGAGATTTAGATCCATTTATTTATGCCTATCTCCAATGGAAATTACAAGGGGCCAATGATGAAAAGTAA
- the secA gene encoding preprotein translocase subunit SecA: protein MANPLRRWVESDKREVKRMGKIADKIESYADAYSKLSDEELQAKTPKFKERLANGETLDDILPEAFATAREGAKRVLGLYPFRVQLIGGITLHEGNIAEMKTGEGKTLTATLPVYLNALAGKGVHVVTVNEYLSGRDAKEMGELYKWLGLTVGLNLNSMDSEEKRDAYNCDVTYSTNSELGFDYLRDNMVVYKEQMVQRPLHYAIVDEVDSILIDEARTPLIISGAAEKSTAMYIRADRFAKTLEKDDYKIDWPTKSISLTETGIRKAEDYFGLDNLYDIDNTVLNHHLDQALRANFIMSLDIDYVVQDGEVKIVDQFTGRVMDGRRYSDGLHQAIEAKEGVEIQDETKTMANITYQNFFRMYDKLAGMTGTAKTEAEEFREIYNMEVISIPTNKPVIRDDKDDLLYPTLKSKFAAVVKDIKARHEKGQPILVGTVAVESSEYLSKLLDKEGIPHAVLNAKNHAKEAEIIMNAGQRGAVTIATNMAGRGTDIKLGPGVVELGGLAVLGTERHESRRIDNQLRGRSGRQGDPGVTQFYMSLEDDLMKRFGSERIKNVLKALKLEDDDAVIQSKMMTRQVESAQKRVEGNNYDTRKNTLQYDDVMREQREVIYKERMEVITEDKDLDRVLLPMIKRTIQAQVNVHTQGKQEDWELEAISDFAKSALVNDNQISPVDLQLKKPEDIVKYLMDFVTKNYEEKKQQLGDPAQMLEFEKVVILRVVDEHWTDHIDAMDQLRQSIGLRGYGQLNPLVEYQEEGYRMFEEMVSDIEYDVTRLFMKAEIRQNMER, encoded by the coding sequence ATGGCAAATCCGCTAAGAAGATGGGTCGAAAGCGATAAAAGAGAAGTCAAACGTATGGGCAAGATTGCCGATAAGATTGAAAGTTATGCTGATGCTTATAGCAAACTTTCTGATGAAGAACTTCAAGCTAAGACTCCTAAATTTAAAGAAAGACTGGCTAATGGTGAAACGTTGGATGATATTTTACCTGAAGCTTTTGCTACTGCTCGTGAAGGTGCCAAGAGAGTATTGGGCCTTTATCCATTTAGAGTTCAATTAATCGGTGGTATCACTTTACATGAAGGTAACATTGCTGAAATGAAAACTGGTGAAGGTAAAACTTTGACAGCTACATTGCCTGTTTATCTGAATGCTTTAGCCGGCAAGGGTGTTCATGTTGTTACTGTCAATGAATACTTATCTGGTCGTGATGCTAAAGAAATGGGCGAGTTGTACAAGTGGCTCGGTCTTACTGTAGGTTTGAACCTTAACAGTATGGATTCAGAAGAGAAGCGTGATGCTTATAATTGTGACGTTACTTATTCAACAAATAGTGAACTTGGTTTTGATTATTTGCGTGACAATATGGTCGTTTATAAAGAACAAATGGTTCAACGTCCTCTCCACTATGCAATCGTCGATGAGGTTGATTCAATTTTAATTGATGAGGCTAGAACGCCATTGATTATTTCTGGTGCTGCTGAGAAATCAACCGCTATGTATATTCGTGCTGATCGTTTTGCCAAAACTCTTGAAAAAGATGATTACAAGATTGATTGGCCAACAAAGTCAATCAGTTTAACTGAAACAGGAATTAGAAAAGCAGAAGATTATTTTGGTCTTGATAACCTCTATGATATTGACAATACGGTTCTTAATCATCATTTGGATCAAGCCTTGAGAGCTAACTTTATCATGAGTCTTGATATTGATTATGTGGTTCAAGATGGTGAAGTTAAGATTGTTGATCAATTTACTGGTCGTGTTATGGATGGTCGTCGTTATTCTGATGGTTTACACCAGGCTATTGAAGCTAAGGAAGGTGTAGAGATTCAGGATGAAACTAAGACCATGGCTAATATTACTTATCAAAACTTTTTCCGGATGTATGACAAATTGGCAGGTATGACTGGTACTGCAAAGACTGAGGCAGAAGAGTTTAGAGAAATTTATAACATGGAAGTTATTTCCATCCCTACTAATAAGCCTGTTATTCGTGATGATAAAGATGATTTGCTTTACCCAACCTTGAAGAGTAAATTTGCGGCAGTAGTGAAAGATATCAAGGCTCGTCATGAAAAGGGTCAGCCAATTTTAGTTGGTACTGTAGCGGTTGAATCTTCTGAATATCTATCTAAATTATTGGATAAAGAGGGAATTCCCCACGCAGTTTTGAATGCTAAGAATCATGCTAAGGAAGCTGAAATTATCATGAATGCTGGTCAACGTGGCGCCGTTACAATCGCTACTAATATGGCTGGTCGTGGTACTGATATCAAACTTGGACCTGGTGTTGTTGAATTAGGCGGTTTAGCTGTTTTAGGTACAGAGCGTCATGAATCACGTCGTATTGATAATCAATTGCGTGGACGTTCTGGTCGTCAAGGTGATCCTGGTGTGACACAATTCTATATGTCACTTGAAGATGATTTGATGAAACGATTCGGTTCTGAGAGAATTAAGAATGTACTCAAAGCTTTGAAGCTTGAAGATGATGATGCTGTCATTCAAAGTAAGATGATGACTCGTCAAGTTGAATCAGCTCAAAAGCGTGTTGAAGGTAATAATTATGATACACGTAAGAATACTCTTCAATATGATGACGTTATGCGTGAACAACGTGAGGTTATTTATAAAGAAAGAATGGAAGTTATTACCGAAGATAAAGATCTTGATCGTGTATTGCTTCCGATGATTAAACGCACTATTCAGGCACAAGTAAATGTTCATACTCAAGGTAAGCAAGAAGATTGGGAATTGGAAGCTATCTCTGACTTTGCCAAATCCGCATTGGTCAACGATAATCAAATTTCTCCAGTCGACTTACAGCTTAAGAAGCCTGAGGATATTGTTAAATATTTAATGGATTTTGTTACTAAAAACTATGAAGAAAAGAAACAACAATTAGGTGATCCCGCTCAAATGCTTGAATTTGAAAAGGTTGTAATCTTAAGAGTTGTTGATGAACATTGGACTGATCATATTGATGCCATGGATCAATTACGTCAATCAATTGGTCTACGTGGTTATGGGCAATTGAATCCTTTGGTTGAATACCAAGAAGAAGGATATCGTATGTTTGAAGAAATGGTTTCAGATATTGAATATGATGTAACAAGACTATTCATGAAGGCCGAAATTAGACAAAATATGGAAAGATAA
- the hpf gene encoding ribosome hibernation-promoting factor, HPF/YfiA family encodes MLTINVRGENIEVTSSIREYVEKRISKMEKYFSDDSNPIAHVNLKTYPSKGTKVEVTIPLPYITLRAEEVNDDLYAGIDLVIDKLERQIKKFKTRVNRKSREGGSIRDIPLNDVTSEDTEEDKSQIVRTKRLSLKPMNAEEAVLQMEMLGHEFFIFEDSETNGASIVYKRNDGRYGLIETNE; translated from the coding sequence ATGTTAACTATTAATGTACGTGGTGAAAATATTGAGGTAACTTCATCAATTCGCGAATATGTTGAAAAAAGAATTTCAAAGATGGAAAAATATTTCAGCGATGACAGCAATCCAATTGCTCATGTAAATTTGAAAACATATCCATCAAAAGGTACAAAGGTTGAGGTAACTATTCCATTACCATATATCACATTGAGAGCTGAGGAAGTAAACGATGATTTATATGCCGGAATTGATCTTGTAATTGATAAGCTTGAAAGACAAATCAAGAAGTTTAAGACACGTGTAAATCGTAAGAGCCGTGAAGGTGGCAGCATTAGAGATATTCCTTTAAATGATGTTACATCTGAAGATACTGAGGAAGATAAATCACAAATCGTAAGAACAAAACGTTTGTCATTGAAACCAATGAATGCTGAAGAAGCCGTTTTACAAATGGAAATGCTTGGTCATGAATTCTTTATTTTTGAAGATTCAGAAACAAATGGAGCAAGCATCGTATACAAGCGTAACGATGGTAGATATGGTTTGATTGAAACTAATGAATAA
- a CDS encoding ComF family protein has product MLAKLFYQDIKSWSLKNQFDVITYIPASRGHFQQRGFDPVYELYADIFDLKKLLVKVDADKPQAQKNRLERMRTPQTFLGLPEINLIPRNQRILILDDIYTTGRTLMYAHDIFSEQGFQNISTFSLSR; this is encoded by the coding sequence TTGTTAGCAAAGTTGTTTTATCAAGATATTAAGAGTTGGTCTTTGAAAAATCAATTTGATGTGATTACTTATATTCCTGCTAGTCGAGGTCACTTTCAGCAACGTGGTTTTGACCCCGTTTATGAATTGTATGCTGATATTTTTGATTTGAAAAAGCTTTTAGTAAAAGTTGATGCTGATAAGCCACAAGCTCAGAAGAATCGTTTAGAGAGAATGAGAACGCCTCAAACCTTTTTGGGTTTGCCTGAAATCAATCTTATACCAAGGAATCAGAGAATCTTAATATTGGATGATATTTATACGACGGGGCGTACGTTGATGTATGCTCATGATATATTTTCAGAGCAAGGATTTCAAAATATTTCAACGTTTTCATTATCAAGATAG
- a CDS encoding DEAD/DEAH box helicase gives MNNLNEYLGGRIINVRDLDSDIQKNLLSQGGKKVKATKNEAGTIVCYRCLMPIKITTKCDYCRNCINLGKIRRTDQLVITGTDILFPQQGQYLQWDGELTANQKKGVTELLNAFKHHQDHLVWAVTGAGKTEMIFPLIEQALKQRQRIAICSPRVDVCVELFPRIQKVFPTTSIGLFHGKSLEKYHLTQIAVMTVHQLIRFERAFDLLIIDEVDSYPLAGNLMLHKAIKKSRKKTGMTVFLSATPPKQLLKKVKSKQITLSQLYQRFHGHPLPEPHCHLLFKKIDFLNLNPRIRLKLEQILKNNVRVMIFFPSIPVMRSFAKKLEKFYPQLSFVSVSSQDKQRLEKVQLFRERKVQAILTTTILERGVTFKKIMVIVLNADAKEFSKTSLIQIAGRAGRAKDSFDDEVHFYYQYYNQQIRLACAEISYLNRQVK, from the coding sequence ATGAATAATTTAAATGAATATCTCGGTGGGCGAATTATCAATGTGCGTGATTTGGATTCTGATATCCAAAAGAATTTACTTTCCCAAGGTGGAAAGAAGGTCAAAGCAACTAAAAATGAGGCGGGGACAATAGTTTGTTATCGTTGTTTGATGCCAATAAAAATCACAACTAAATGTGACTATTGTCGCAATTGTATCAATCTAGGGAAGATTAGAAGGACCGACCAATTGGTAATTACGGGCACAGACATCTTATTTCCACAGCAAGGCCAATATTTACAGTGGGACGGTGAATTAACAGCAAATCAGAAAAAAGGCGTTACAGAGCTTTTAAATGCTTTTAAGCACCATCAAGATCACTTAGTATGGGCGGTAACCGGTGCAGGTAAAACGGAAATGATCTTTCCCTTGATTGAACAGGCTTTGAAACAGCGTCAAAGAATTGCTATCTGTTCACCTCGAGTAGATGTATGCGTTGAATTATTTCCACGAATACAAAAAGTCTTTCCGACAACTTCAATTGGTCTATTTCATGGTAAAAGTTTAGAAAAATATCATTTGACTCAGATTGCCGTTATGACGGTCCATCAATTAATAAGGTTTGAACGAGCTTTTGATCTCTTGATCATTGATGAGGTTGACTCTTATCCTTTGGCTGGAAATTTAATGTTGCATAAGGCTATCAAAAAATCTCGTAAAAAAACTGGTATGACAGTCTTTTTGTCCGCTACACCACCGAAACAGTTATTGAAAAAAGTTAAAAGTAAACAAATAACATTATCCCAATTATATCAAAGATTTCACGGTCATCCTTTGCCGGAACCTCATTGTCATTTACTGTTTAAGAAGATCGATTTTCTCAATTTGAATCCACGGATACGTCTTAAGTTGGAGCAAATTTTAAAAAATAATGTTCGTGTAATGATTTTCTTTCCTTCGATTCCTGTGATGAGATCATTTGCTAAAAAATTAGAGAAGTTTTATCCACAATTGAGTTTTGTATCGGTGAGTTCACAGGATAAACAACGGCTAGAAAAAGTTCAACTGTTTCGTGAGCGCAAGGTACAAGCAATTTTGACGACAACAATTCTGGAACGTGGAGTAACCTTTAAAAAGATTATGGTTATAGTTTTGAATGCTGATGCTAAAGAATTTTCCAAAACCTCTTTAATTCAAATTGCTGGCCGAGCTGGAAGGGCCAAAGATTCCTTCGACGATGAGGTTCATTTTTATTATCAGTACTATAATCAGCAAATTCGTTTAGCCTGTGCGGAAATATCATATTTGAATCGGCAGGTGAAGTGA
- a CDS encoding YigZ family protein — MQNYKTIAQTGSHEKDIKKSRFIAHIAQTNSEAEAKEFIQKIRTQESGATHNCTAYVVMENIKTERMSDDGEPSGTAGSPILNVLQQQDLLNVTVVVTRYFGGIKLGAGGLIRAYSSTTAEAVKEIGLVENRIQQGFELTIPYHLFDKFENYSKNEKIKLENKQFAADIKCEIYLDLGNVDTAVQNIKDLFQNQISLKKTEKTFKQVPVEAN; from the coding sequence TTGCAAAATTACAAAACTATTGCTCAAACGGGCAGTCACGAAAAAGATATAAAGAAATCACGCTTTATTGCTCATATTGCTCAAACTAATTCAGAGGCTGAAGCCAAGGAATTTATTCAAAAAATTCGAACGCAGGAATCAGGTGCGACTCATAATTGTACTGCTTACGTCGTTATGGAAAACATCAAAACTGAACGCATGTCAGACGATGGCGAACCCAGTGGTACCGCTGGATCACCTATTCTCAATGTCTTACAGCAACAAGACCTTTTGAACGTTACCGTAGTTGTAACCCGTTATTTTGGCGGTATAAAACTTGGAGCCGGAGGTCTCATTAGAGCTTACTCTTCAACTACCGCCGAGGCCGTTAAAGAAATTGGCTTAGTAGAAAATCGAATTCAACAAGGTTTTGAATTAACTATTCCTTATCATTTATTTGATAAATTTGAAAATTATAGCAAAAATGAAAAAATTAAACTTGAAAACAAACAATTTGCGGCTGATATCAAGTGTGAAATCTATTTAGATTTAGGAAATGTAGATACAGCTGTTCAAAATATTAAAGATCTTTTCCAAAATCAAATCTCTTTGAAAAAAACTGAAAAAACTTTTAAACAAGTACCTGTAGAAGCAAACTAA
- a CDS encoding helix-turn-helix domain-containing protein, which yields MELNEQLRRYRKQNNLTQKDLAQKLNVSDKTVSSWETGRTYPDISLLINLSSILKVSLDEFLKGDIKTVNKIDKDLKLKIVYKKWLIVAVIFMTMVFGGFIFLSTYQYKNVLVDRFNPLLQEKIGYATIPTEESASESDYTKVSLGKNKTKKVLGSPYKNMVVTDNAWGDSMFLSFYGGLSPKNKSYAMVKHRGIYVSRINFIDWETIPRSIRNNMYKDYSEYRDMYQMWRESKSKGNDSAIFTVQTGKY from the coding sequence ATGGAATTGAATGAACAATTAAGAAGGTATCGTAAGCAAAACAATTTAACGCAGAAGGATTTAGCCCAAAAATTAAATGTCTCTGATAAGACTGTCTCTAGTTGGGAAACAGGACGAACATATCCCGATATTTCTTTGTTGATCAATCTTAGTTCCATTTTGAAAGTTTCCTTAGATGAGTTTTTAAAGGGAGATATTAAAACGGTGAATAAAATTGATAAAGATTTGAAGTTGAAAATTGTTTATAAAAAGTGGCTGATAGTAGCTGTCATTTTTATGACTATGGTATTTGGAGGATTTATTTTTCTTTCAACTTACCAGTATAAAAATGTTTTAGTTGATCGATTTAATCCGTTGCTGCAAGAAAAGATTGGTTATGCAACTATACCAACAGAAGAGTCAGCTAGTGAATCGGATTATACTAAAGTATCTCTTGGTAAAAACAAAACTAAAAAGGTCTTGGGTTCCCCTTACAAAAATATGGTTGTGACCGATAACGCCTGGGGAGATTCGATGTTTTTATCATTTTATGGTGGCTTATCGCCCAAGAATAAGTCATATGCTATGGTAAAGCATCGTGGCATTTATGTTTCTAGAATAAATTTTATTGATTGGGAAACAATTCCTAGATCGATTCGAAACAATATGTATAAAGATTATTCAGAATACCGTGATATGTACCAGATGTGGAGGGAAAGTAAGAGTAAAGGAAACGATTCAGCAATATTTACGGTTCAGACGGGTAAATATTAA
- a CDS encoding glycosyltransferase family 4 protein → MFSVIVKLFLTMILSAVITPFVVKLAYILGAVDKPNARRVNIKPMPTMGGLAIFIAFNFATFALLREQFPTHELFSVFLAECIIVLTGIIDDIRELSPKAKLAGIFAASLVIYFLAGIRMNEVTLPIIGSFNLGWWSFPITIIWIIAITNAVNLIDGLDGLATGVSIIALFTMGVMAYFFLNFTNVYVAIWIFAMVSALVGFLPHNFHPASIFLGDTGSLFIGFMMAVFSLKGLKNVTFITLLMPVVIMGVPITDTVYAILRRLLNKKPIMQADKHHLHHRLMQLGLSHRQTVLVIYGLSLVFAFISLLYPLSTLWGSVLLTVGVLIGLELFIESIGLLGDNRQPLLKAIQKFVKRLEKKN, encoded by the coding sequence ATGTTTAGTGTAATAGTAAAATTATTTTTAACGATGATTCTTTCGGCCGTGATAACTCCTTTTGTGGTGAAATTGGCTTATATTTTGGGTGCTGTCGATAAACCTAATGCTCGGCGGGTAAATATTAAACCAATGCCAACTATGGGTGGTCTGGCTATTTTTATTGCATTTAACTTCGCCACATTTGCCTTATTGCGAGAACAATTTCCAACCCATGAATTGTTCAGTGTATTTTTAGCGGAATGTATTATTGTTTTGACAGGTATTATTGATGATATTCGTGAGTTGTCGCCTAAGGCTAAATTAGCTGGAATCTTCGCGGCTTCATTGGTTATTTATTTCTTGGCTGGGATTCGAATGAACGAGGTAACGCTGCCGATCATTGGATCCTTTAATTTAGGTTGGTGGAGTTTCCCAATTACTATCATTTGGATAATTGCGATTACCAATGCGGTAAATCTAATTGATGGGCTTGATGGTTTAGCTACTGGAGTTTCAATCATAGCCTTATTCACAATGGGAGTGATGGCGTACTTCTTTTTGAATTTCACTAACGTTTACGTTGCTATTTGGATATTTGCTATGGTTTCAGCTTTAGTTGGATTCTTACCGCATAATTTTCATCCAGCTAGTATCTTTTTGGGTGACACAGGTTCATTATTTATTGGTTTCATGATGGCTGTTTTCTCACTTAAAGGTTTAAAAAACGTTACGTTTATTACTCTATTGATGCCAGTGGTTATCATGGGAGTGCCAATAACTGATACTGTTTATGCAATTTTAAGAAGATTATTGAATAAGAAACCGATCATGCAAGCTGATAAGCATCATTTGCACCATCGTTTGATGCAATTGGGCTTGTCGCATCGTCAAACTGTTTTAGTTATTTATGGCTTGTCCCTAGTGTTTGCCTTTATTTCACTGTTGTATCCATTGTCAACACTTTGGGGAAGCGTATTGTTGACGGTCGGTGTATTGATTGGTTTGGAATTATTTATTGAATCAATTGGGTTGTTAGGCGATAATCGACAACCTTTGTTAAAGGCGATTCAAAAATTTGTAAAACGTTTAGAGAAGAAAAATTAA
- the rny gene encoding ribonuclease Y: MYPAIITFSFALVTLIVGILFGYALCKDAYEKKLSQAKQTAADIVSNAKKAAKSLKKETMLEAKDEIHQYREKQEDELKERRKDIQKQENRILERQDILDKKDQSLEKREENIENNENDISARQHKLSEKDKQLTETLNEQQAELVRVSNLTREQARKIILGKLNKELVHERAKMIKESDEQAKQRVEKDAKELIVSAIQRSAADTVSESTVTTVTLPNEDMKGRIIGREGRNIRTIESLTGVDLIIDDTPEAVALSGFDPVRREIARIALEKLIEDGRIHPARIEEMVDKARKEMDDHIREIGEQTIYSLGITSINPDLIKIIGRMQYRTSYGQNVLNHSIEVAKLSAIMAAEMGENVMLAKRAGLLHDIGKAIDREVDGSHVEIGVDIATKYKEPEVVINTIASHHGDVEPTSFIATIVATADAISAARPGARSESMENYIHRLEKLEEIANKHDGVDHSYAIQAGHEIRVMVKPEEISDDKAAILARDIKGEIEQNLEYPGHIKVTVVREVRKVELAK; the protein is encoded by the coding sequence ATGTATCCAGCTATCATAACCTTCTCTTTCGCTCTAGTAACATTGATTGTGGGTATCCTATTCGGATATGCTCTCTGTAAAGATGCCTACGAAAAGAAACTTTCACAAGCTAAACAAACTGCTGCAGATATTGTTTCAAATGCAAAGAAAGCTGCCAAATCCTTGAAAAAGGAGACAATGCTTGAAGCTAAAGATGAGATTCATCAATACCGTGAGAAACAGGAAGATGAATTGAAGGAACGTCGTAAGGACATTCAGAAACAAGAAAATAGAATTCTCGAACGACAAGACATTTTGGATAAAAAAGACCAATCGCTTGAAAAGCGTGAGGAAAATATCGAAAATAATGAGAATGATATTTCAGCACGACAACATAAACTTAGTGAAAAAGATAAACAATTGACTGAAACTCTTAATGAACAGCAAGCGGAGCTGGTAAGAGTAAGTAACTTAACTCGTGAACAAGCAAGAAAAATTATTCTTGGTAAGTTGAACAAAGAATTGGTACATGAACGTGCCAAAATGATAAAGGAAAGTGACGAGCAAGCCAAACAACGTGTTGAAAAAGACGCTAAGGAATTGATCGTCTCTGCCATTCAAAGAAGTGCAGCCGATACTGTATCGGAATCGACTGTAACTACTGTAACGTTGCCTAATGAGGATATGAAGGGAAGAATCATTGGACGTGAAGGTAGAAATATTCGAACAATTGAATCCCTTACTGGAGTTGATTTAATTATTGACGATACTCCAGAAGCTGTCGCTTTGAGCGGATTTGATCCTGTCAGAAGAGAGATTGCTCGAATCGCTTTGGAGAAACTAATTGAAGATGGTCGAATTCATCCAGCTCGTATTGAAGAGATGGTTGATAAAGCTAGAAAAGAAATGGATGATCATATTCGTGAAATTGGTGAACAAACTATTTATAGTTTGGGCATCACTTCGATCAATCCAGATCTAATTAAGATCATCGGACGTATGCAATATCGTACAAGTTACGGTCAAAATGTTTTGAATCATTCAATCGAGGTAGCTAAATTATCCGCTATAATGGCTGCTGAAATGGGTGAAAATGTTATGTTAGCAAAACGAGCAGGTTTATTACACGATATCGGTAAAGCTATCGATCGTGAAGTTGACGGTTCACACGTAGAAATAGGTGTTGATATCGCCACTAAGTATAAGGAACCAGAGGTAGTTATTAATACAATTGCCTCGCATCATGGGGATGTTGAACCAACATCATTTATTGCAACAATTGTCGCAACCGCTGATGCTATTTCGGCAGCGCGTCCTGGTGCAAGATCTGAATCGATGGAAAATTACATCCATCGACTTGAGAAACTGGAAGAAATTGCCAATAAGCATGATGGTGTTGATCATAGTTATGCAATTCAGGCTGGCCATGAAATTAGAGTCATGGTTAAACCGGAGGAAATTTCCGATGATAAAGCCGCAATTCTAGCTCGTGATATAAAAGGGGAGATTGAACAGAATCTTGAGTATCCTGGTCATATCAAAGTTACTGTGGTTCGTGAAGTTAGAAAAGTAGAATTAGCTAAGTAA